A window from Candidatus Omnitrophota bacterium encodes these proteins:
- a CDS encoding alanine--glyoxylate aminotransferase family protein yields MKKHYLMTPGPTPVPQEIRDEMARPMIHHRTKEYQAIFKDATEGLKKIFKTSGDLFTFTSSGTGAMEASIVNVMSPGDKIIVVRGGKFGERFADIAKAYGVEVVIIDVEWGDAPKPEVIREALKSNPEVKGVYTTLCETSTATVYDIKAIGEVVRKTNALFIVDCISGLGADRFENDAWGVDIAICGSQKGLMIPPGLAFCSVSEKAWKSVEESKLPKFYFNFKKYKKAYLNTDTPFTSAITLVIGLKKAVETINKIGVDNVIAEHENMAKAFREACKAMGLTIFSRHPSSAVTGVNAPAGINADDIIKLLKTEYGVTFAGGQDALKGKIFRGAHMGGIDKEHTVESIKALESALTKLGYKFKAGSGIDAAAGILGR; encoded by the coding sequence GTGAAGAAACATTATTTGATGACCCCGGGCCCGACCCCGGTGCCGCAGGAAATAAGAGATGAGATGGCCAGGCCGATGATACATCATCGTACGAAGGAGTACCAGGCCATATTTAAGGATGCTACCGAGGGCCTGAAGAAGATATTCAAAACTTCGGGAGACCTCTTTACTTTTACCTCGAGCGGTACCGGCGCCATGGAGGCGTCCATCGTCAATGTGATGTCGCCGGGCGATAAGATAATCGTAGTGCGCGGAGGCAAATTCGGCGAAAGATTTGCTGACATTGCGAAGGCGTATGGCGTGGAAGTCGTCATAATAGATGTCGAGTGGGGCGATGCGCCTAAGCCGGAAGTCATCAGGGAAGCTCTTAAGAGTAACCCGGAGGTAAAGGGCGTATATACGACTCTTTGTGAAACGTCCACTGCCACCGTCTATGACATAAAGGCGATAGGAGAGGTTGTACGAAAAACGAACGCGCTTTTCATCGTCGACTGTATAAGCGGACTTGGCGCGGACAGGTTCGAGAACGACGCGTGGGGAGTTGACATAGCCATCTGTGGTTCGCAGAAGGGGCTCATGATACCTCCGGGGCTCGCGTTCTGTTCTGTAAGCGAGAAGGCATGGAAGTCGGTCGAAGAATCGAAATTGCCGAAGTTTTATTTTAATTTTAAAAAATACAAGAAAGCATATCTCAACACGGATACGCCGTTTACCTCTGCCATAACGCTCGTCATAGGCCTCAAGAAGGCTGTCGAGACGATCAATAAAATAGGCGTGGATAATGTGATAGCCGAACATGAGAACATGGCCAAGGCATTTCGCGAGGCATGTAAGGCTATGGGACTGACGATATTCTCCAGGCATCCCTCGTCGGCAGTTACGGGTGTGAATGCGCCCGCGGGCATAAATGCCGATGATATAATCAAATTACTTAAGACGGAATATGGCGTTACATTTGCCGGAGGCCAGGACGCTCTCAAGGGTAAGATCTTCAGGGGCGCTCACATGGGCGGTATAGATAAGGAACATACCGTAGAATCGATAAAGGCGCTGGAGTCTGCGCTTACAAAGCTGGGATATAAATTCAAAGCTGGTAGCGGGATAGACGCCGCGGCCGGGATATTAGGAAGGTAG
- the clpP gene encoding ATP-dependent Clp endopeptidase proteolytic subunit ClpP produces MSVLVPMVIETSGRSERAYDIYSRLLKDRIIFIGTPIDDVVSNLIIAQLLFLQMEDPGKDIEVYINTPGGSVTSGLAIYDTMQFVKPDVNTYCVGQASSMGAVLLAAGRPGKRYALPHARIMIHQPWGGFQGQATDISIQAQEILRLRSKIEEILAKHTKQPLEKIKKDTERDYFMSAEEAKTYGIVDEVIANVTRKK; encoded by the coding sequence ATGAGCGTATTGGTTCCCATGGTAATAGAAACGAGCGGAAGGTCCGAGAGGGCATATGATATATATTCGCGTCTTTTGAAGGACAGGATCATATTCATTGGAACGCCGATCGACGACGTTGTCTCTAATCTCATTATAGCTCAGCTTTTATTTCTTCAGATGGAAGACCCGGGCAAAGATATTGAGGTATATATCAATACGCCCGGAGGATCGGTCACGAGCGGGCTGGCGATATACGACACGATGCAGTTCGTTAAGCCGGACGTCAATACCTACTGCGTCGGGCAGGCGAGCAGTATGGGCGCTGTGCTTCTGGCCGCAGGCAGGCCGGGTAAGCGTTACGCGCTTCCGCACGCGCGTATAATGATCCACCAACCGTGGGGCGGTTTTCAAGGGCAGGCCACTGATATAAGCATACAGGCGCAGGAGATACTGCGGTTGCGTTCCAAGATCGAGGAGATCCTCGCAAAGCATACGAAACAACCGCTTGAGAAGATAAAGAAGGATACAGAAAGGGACTATTTTATGTCGGCGGAGGAAGCCAAGACGTACGGGATAGTCGATGAGGTTATTGCGAACGTAACGCGGAAGAAATAA
- a CDS encoding KpsF/GutQ family sugar-phosphate isomerase has protein sequence MSKNIAKDVLKIERDALTVLIGRIGPDFDRIINAICKTRGRIIVTGMGKPGFIAQKISATMSSTGTPSLYLHPAEALHGDLGRVTKEDMIIALSNSGETEEIVKLLPIIKKIGAKLIAVTGNVRSTLGRFADHSIDVSVKREACSLGLAPTTSTTAMLAMGDAIAVALLEKKGFKEKDFALFHPGGILGKRLILTVSDIMRKANANPVVGENTPVKRVLVAITNARAGSASVVDAKGKLVGIFTDGDLRRHVERDERLIDRKVKDVMTKNPTTITKDRLAAEAFDILRSKRIDELPVVDEFNRPIGLLDVQDLLKAGLV, from the coding sequence ATGTCGAAAAATATAGCTAAAGACGTTTTAAAAATAGAACGCGACGCCCTGACGGTTTTGATCGGCAGGATAGGCCCGGATTTTGACAGGATAATAAACGCGATATGCAAAACCAGGGGGCGGATAATAGTTACCGGTATGGGCAAACCCGGTTTTATCGCCCAGAAGATATCCGCCACCATGTCTTCTACGGGTACGCCGTCTTTGTATCTTCATCCGGCGGAGGCGCTACATGGCGACCTCGGGCGCGTTACTAAAGAAGACATGATAATCGCGCTTTCCAATAGCGGAGAGACCGAAGAAATAGTGAAGCTTTTACCGATCATAAAAAAGATCGGCGCGAAGCTGATAGCGGTAACCGGCAATGTCCGCTCTACCCTCGGCAGGTTTGCCGACCACTCGATAGATGTTTCCGTGAAGAGAGAGGCGTGCTCTCTGGGTCTGGCGCCGACGACATCCACGACCGCGATGCTGGCGATGGGTGATGCCATAGCGGTAGCGCTTTTGGAGAAGAAGGGTTTTAAGGAAAAGGACTTCGCGCTATTCCATCCGGGCGGGATACTCGGTAAGCGGCTCATATTGACCGTGTCGGATATCATGAGAAAAGCCAACGCCAATCCTGTCGTCGGAGAAAATACGCCGGTCAAGCGGGTGCTCGTCGCAATAACAAATGCGCGCGCCGGGTCCGCAAGCGTAGTCGACGCTAAGGGCAAGCTTGTCGGGATATTCACGGACGGGGATTTGAGGCGGCATGTGGAGCGTGACGAACGGCTCATCGACAGAAAAGTTAAAGATGTGATGACGAAAAATCCCACAACCATAACCAAAGACAGGCTGGCCGCGGAAGCATTTGATATCTTGCGGTCGAAAAGGATAGATGAGCTTCCGGTCGTTGATGAGTTTAATCGGCCCATAGGCCTGCTCGACGTCCAGGATCTTTTAAAGGCCGGGCTCGTATGA
- the lptB gene encoding LPS export ABC transporter ATP-binding protein yields MHLLETTGLVKSYGARRVVNSVDINVKRGEIVGLLGPNGAGKTTTFYMITGIVKPDTGTIVFDKRDITDMPLHARARCGIGYLSQEPSIFRKLTVEENIMAVLETLGFCPRERKRRCDELLNELKIAHLRRHKAYTLSGGEKRRVEITRALVTNPMFILLDEPFSGIDPIAVAECQEIIKDLRNKGLGVLLTDHNVRETLTITDRSYIMADGKILISGPKEDLISSPKAREIYLGEKFTM; encoded by the coding sequence GTGCATCTTCTGGAAACGACAGGACTTGTAAAGAGCTACGGGGCCAGGCGCGTTGTTAATTCCGTGGATATAAACGTGAAGCGCGGTGAGATAGTCGGCCTGCTCGGACCTAACGGCGCCGGCAAGACTACCACGTTTTACATGATTACCGGTATAGTTAAGCCCGATACAGGCACGATAGTGTTCGATAAGCGCGACATCACCGATATGCCGCTTCATGCCAGGGCCCGTTGCGGCATAGGGTACCTTTCGCAGGAGCCATCCATATTTCGCAAACTCACCGTGGAGGAGAATATCATGGCGGTGCTTGAGACGCTGGGCTTCTGTCCGCGTGAACGTAAACGAAGATGCGACGAGCTTTTAAATGAGCTCAAGATAGCTCATCTAAGGCGTCACAAAGCGTACACCCTGTCGGGCGGCGAAAAAAGGCGCGTCGAGATAACGCGCGCGCTCGTTACGAATCCAATGTTCATTTTACTCGACGAACCTTTCAGCGGTATCGATCCGATAGCGGTTGCCGAATGCCAGGAGATAATAAAAGATTTACGAAATAAAGGTTTGGGCGTGCTCCTGACCGACCATAACGTTAGGGAGACTTTGACGATAACAGACCGATCGTACATTATGGCCGACGGCAAGATATTGATATCAGGGCCGAAGGAAGACCTTATATCCAGCCCCAAAGCGCGCGAGATATATCTGGGTGAAAAATTCACGATGTAA
- the kdsA gene encoding 3-deoxy-8-phosphooctulonate synthase — protein MKEVSVGNIRIGGHNPFVLIAGPCVIESEAGAMRHARALRSLTGRMGIPFIYKSSYDKANRTSADSFRGPGFKKGLAILRKVKDELGVAVLADVHCKSEVKEAAKVLDIIQIPAFLSRQTDLLKMAAETGKVVNIKKGQFLAPWDMKNVIKKIESAGNKNILLTERGVSFGYNNLVSDFRSILIMKGFGYPVIYDATHSVQMPGGLGDKSGGERAYVPYLSSAAIACGADGIFMEVHEDPDNAPSDGPNMVRLDELEDILMKLKRIAKAVK, from the coding sequence ATGAAAGAAGTTAGCGTCGGTAATATCAGAATAGGCGGGCATAATCCATTTGTCTTGATAGCCGGGCCTTGCGTTATTGAGTCGGAGGCCGGAGCTATGCGTCATGCCAGGGCTCTTCGTTCCCTGACAGGGCGGATGGGCATACCGTTTATATATAAATCGAGTTACGATAAGGCAAACAGAACTTCCGCAGATTCATTTCGCGGCCCGGGTTTCAAAAAAGGGCTCGCGATACTCAGGAAAGTCAAAGATGAGCTGGGAGTGGCCGTACTCGCGGACGTGCATTGCAAGTCTGAAGTGAAAGAGGCCGCGAAGGTGCTTGACATAATACAGATACCGGCGTTTCTTTCGCGCCAGACGGATCTTTTAAAGATGGCCGCGGAGACCGGCAAGGTAGTAAATATAAAGAAGGGGCAATTTCTTGCGCCCTGGGACATGAAGAACGTTATTAAAAAAATAGAGTCCGCCGGCAATAAGAATATCCTTCTTACCGAGCGCGGCGTAAGTTTCGGTTACAATAATCTGGTTAGCGATTTCCGCTCGATATTGATAATGAAAGGTTTCGGCTATCCTGTTATTTACGACGCGACGCATTCGGTACAGATGCCCGGCGGCCTGGGCGACAAGTCCGGCGGAGAGAGGGCGTACGTGCCATATCTTTCGTCGGCGGCGATAGCGTGCGGGGCGGATGGTATATTCATGGAGGTTCACGAAGATCCGGACAATGCGCCAAGCGACGGGCCGAATATGGTAAGGCTCGACGAGCTTGAAGATATTTTAATGAAATTGAAAAGAATAGCGAAAGCGGTTAAATAG
- the tig gene encoding trigger factor: MKAKIKSIEECASLLEIDVSKEDIAKAFDEVYAEITKYAVIPGFRAGKAPKELVKQHYAKSAREEVLKHLIPDAYRDAVIEHKLSPIGMPDISDVNFEGETSLSFKARVDTRPNFKLKNYKGIKVDKKKVSVSDEDIDRMISNLRDVNATYVNVEDRPSAMGDYIVSDLDCSVDGKSVHKTRENLWLFLDKDALVPGLTEKMTGMKKGEERDIEAPFPEKYPDKNVAGKMAKYHVKAKEIKKRQLPELNDEFAKIFGKANMAELKAEISKELAARAAADAEIDVENQMLNKLIDANAFAVPSSFAARQLDFMVEDAKHHLMSKGFKKEDLDKKNDELKGKFKDESVRKVRLLFILDDIANQEKIAVSDEDLNDAYKAISAQSGKSENEIRAHYEKEDIVDNLKDKIREGKVVQFLIKNAEIAEK; this comes from the coding sequence GTGAAAGCAAAGATAAAGTCCATTGAAGAATGCGCGTCATTACTCGAAATAGATGTGTCTAAAGAAGATATCGCGAAGGCATTCGATGAGGTCTATGCCGAGATAACGAAGTATGCCGTCATCCCCGGATTCAGGGCAGGAAAGGCGCCGAAAGAGCTCGTCAAACAGCATTATGCCAAGAGCGCGCGCGAAGAGGTTTTAAAACACCTGATCCCGGATGCATACCGTGATGCCGTAATAGAACATAAGCTGTCTCCTATAGGCATGCCGGATATAAGCGACGTCAATTTCGAAGGCGAAACTTCGCTTTCGTTTAAAGCCCGCGTCGATACCAGGCCGAATTTTAAATTAAAAAATTATAAAGGCATAAAAGTCGATAAGAAAAAGGTGAGCGTATCCGACGAAGATATAGACAGGATGATCTCCAATTTAAGAGATGTCAACGCAACGTATGTTAATGTCGAAGACAGGCCCTCCGCCATGGGTGATTATATAGTGAGCGATCTCGATTGCTCCGTGGACGGGAAGAGCGTTCACAAGACCAGGGAGAACCTGTGGTTATTCCTCGACAAGGACGCGCTGGTTCCCGGCCTTACCGAGAAGATGACTGGGATGAAAAAAGGCGAGGAACGCGACATTGAGGCGCCGTTCCCGGAGAAGTATCCGGATAAGAATGTTGCGGGGAAGATGGCGAAGTATCATGTAAAAGCCAAAGAGATAAAGAAACGCCAACTGCCGGAATTGAACGACGAATTCGCGAAGATATTCGGCAAGGCGAATATGGCCGAGCTGAAAGCGGAGATATCGAAGGAGCTGGCCGCGCGCGCGGCGGCGGATGCCGAGATCGACGTCGAGAACCAGATGCTGAATAAGCTGATCGATGCCAACGCATTCGCGGTGCCATCGAGTTTTGCCGCCCGTCAGCTCGACTTCATGGTCGAGGACGCGAAACATCATCTTATGTCCAAGGGTTTTAAGAAAGAGGATCTCGATAAAAAGAACGATGAACTTAAGGGCAAGTTCAAGGACGAGTCGGTACGGAAAGTACGGCTTCTGTTCATTCTCGACGACATAGCGAATCAGGAGAAGATCGCGGTTTCCGACGAAGATCTCAATGACGCGTATAAGGCTATATCCGCGCAATCCGGCAAGAGTGAAAACGAGATCCGCGCGCATTATGAAAAAGAGGATATCGTTGACAATTTGAAAGATAAGATACGAGAAGGGAAAGTCGTTCAGTTCTTGATCAAGAACGCCGAGATAGCGGAAAAGTAA
- a CDS encoding LptA/OstA family protein, whose amino-acid sequence MEDQEGIKFMKKILALIAIIMMCAVSACARKESLAQAAETSTPVVSGTKETAAPSQEGDQIKHKVMAFDLEGLGDDGSKKWDVKGQSAEAVTENQVKLNNITASSYGKDAQATITADTGMYDKAKNNVRLEQNVKAVIENNGNGAESFIDLQPQNKTNSSSTPPAHGSDKLKKAKTTITCDAEVEFSYEKNEGYFNKNVHVVNDDGTIDADRITIYLDPATKTVKTIVAEGNVKIMRGENITYSDRATYMALEKKIVLSGQPKLVIYQEGDDQMDFLGASKK is encoded by the coding sequence ATGGAAGACCAGGAAGGCATAAAGTTCATGAAGAAGATATTGGCGCTGATAGCTATAATAATGATGTGTGCCGTGTCGGCGTGCGCGCGTAAAGAGTCTCTCGCGCAGGCGGCGGAGACGTCGACGCCGGTGGTTTCCGGCACTAAAGAGACTGCCGCTCCTTCTCAGGAAGGCGACCAGATAAAGCACAAGGTAATGGCGTTCGATCTCGAAGGTTTAGGCGACGACGGTTCCAAGAAATGGGATGTTAAAGGCCAGTCCGCGGAAGCCGTCACCGAAAACCAGGTAAAACTCAATAATATAACCGCTTCGAGTTACGGTAAAGATGCCCAGGCGACCATAACCGCTGACACCGGGATGTATGACAAAGCGAAAAACAACGTCCGGCTTGAGCAGAATGTTAAGGCCGTAATCGAAAATAACGGTAACGGCGCGGAAAGCTTTATAGACTTACAGCCGCAAAACAAAACAAACTCGTCCTCGACGCCGCCTGCTCATGGATCCGATAAGCTAAAGAAAGCGAAGACGACGATCACATGTGACGCAGAGGTGGAGTTCAGTTACGAAAAAAATGAGGGATATTTTAATAAGAACGTCCATGTAGTGAATGACGATGGCACGATAGATGCGGACAGAATTACCATATACCTGGATCCTGCCACGAAGACGGTAAAGACCATAGTTGCCGAGGGAAATGTGAAGATCATGCGCGGTGAAAATATTACTTACAGTGACAGGGCGACATATATGGCTCTGGAGAAGAAGATAGTGCTCTCGGGCCAGCCCAAGCTTGTCATATATCAAGAAGGCGACGATCAGATGGACTTTCTCGGCGCGTCCAAAAAGTGA
- a CDS encoding lysophospholipid acyltransferase family protein yields MKFKLRRYFLYYIGRAIAFIFTVIPLKAGLSIASGLGAFAFYILPRYRRLTIDNLRYAFGSEKSEAELEAIARRVFQNLGKNSLELVNLPKFNKKRMDKFVGFRNRERLDKAYEKGKGVIVLTAHFGSWELMAAALRENNYPGVTIGRRIYFKKYDDFLNQLRRSRDVEVIYRDESPRKMLKTLKKNWIVGIVADQDVDSVEGVFVNFFGRPAYTPAGPVALARASGAVLLPVFIIREGNGHTIAIDEPVELRDTGDREADLIYNTQKWSDVVESYIRKYPDQWVWMHRRWKTRKA; encoded by the coding sequence ATGAAGTTTAAATTACGCAGATACTTTTTGTACTACATCGGCCGGGCGATCGCGTTTATTTTTACCGTCATCCCGCTTAAGGCCGGACTATCCATTGCGTCGGGGCTGGGCGCGTTCGCATTTTATATCCTCCCGCGATACAGGCGCCTGACGATAGATAACCTGAGATACGCGTTCGGCAGTGAAAAATCCGAAGCGGAGCTTGAGGCGATAGCCAGGCGCGTATTCCAGAACCTGGGCAAGAACTCCCTCGAGCTGGTAAACCTTCCGAAGTTTAACAAGAAGCGGATGGATAAGTTCGTCGGGTTCAGGAACCGCGAGCGGCTCGATAAGGCATACGAAAAAGGCAAAGGCGTAATAGTCCTGACGGCGCATTTCGGAAGCTGGGAGTTGATGGCCGCGGCGCTACGTGAAAATAATTATCCCGGCGTTACGATAGGCCGGCGGATATATTTCAAAAAATACGATGATTTTTTGAACCAACTGCGCCGTTCGCGCGACGTCGAGGTCATATATCGCGATGAATCGCCGCGCAAGATGCTCAAGACTTTAAAGAAGAACTGGATCGTGGGGATCGTCGCGGATCAGGACGTGGATTCCGTGGAAGGCGTTTTCGTCAACTTCTTCGGCCGTCCAGCATATACGCCCGCAGGCCCTGTCGCGCTGGCGAGAGCAAGCGGCGCCGTTTTATTGCCCGTATTCATAATCCGCGAAGGCAATGGCCATACAATAGCGATCGATGAACCGGTCGAATTACGCGATACGGGCGACAGGGAAGCGGACCTAATTTATAATACCCAGAAATGGTCCGATGTGGTAGAATCTTACATACGGAAATATCCTGACCAGTGGGTGTGGATGCATCGCAGATGGAAGACCAGGAAGGCATAA
- a CDS encoding HAD-IIIA family hydrolase, giving the protein MIPNDILKKAARVKVLVVDIDGVMTDGRIVYSGYGEELKFFDVQDGFGITLLRRAGIGTVIITAKKSKIVKHRARDLKVARAYQGFIDKLIPFNQMLKQLAVSPEEVCFIGDDLIDIPVLKRVGFAVAVPNAMEEVKVVAHHVTSKVGGRGAVREICDLILKSQDKWDLATSKYFL; this is encoded by the coding sequence ATGATACCAAACGATATTTTAAAAAAGGCCGCACGCGTTAAAGTTCTGGTAGTCGATATCGACGGTGTCATGACGGACGGCCGTATCGTGTACAGCGGTTACGGCGAGGAGCTTAAATTTTTTGACGTGCAGGACGGTTTTGGCATAACGCTTTTGCGCAGAGCGGGTATCGGGACGGTGATAATCACCGCGAAGAAGTCGAAGATCGTCAAGCACCGTGCGCGTGATCTTAAAGTCGCCAGGGCGTACCAGGGTTTTATCGATAAACTCATCCCGTTTAATCAGATGCTGAAACAGCTCGCGGTCTCTCCTGAGGAGGTATGTTTTATCGGTGACGACCTTATCGACATTCCTGTCTTGAAACGTGTCGGGTTTGCCGTCGCGGTTCCAAACGCGATGGAAGAAGTCAAAGTCGTCGCGCATCATGTTACCTCGAAGGTCGGCGGCCGCGGAGCAGTCCGCGAGATCTGCGATCTCATCCTCAAGTCCCAGGACAAGTGGGACCTTGCCACATCCAAATATTTTTTATGA